The Acetomicrobium sp. S15 = DSM 107314 genome window below encodes:
- a CDS encoding zinc-dependent dehydrogenase: MLAAILYGPNRLELTEIERPAIGDDEILARVLAAAICGTDFRIVSGKKTRGIHYPSIIGHELSGEVVEVGKKVLEFKLGDRIGVAPIVPCRKCLYCRIGLENVCANRQAIGYEFDGGFAEYVRIPAVALESGNVVRLPDSIDFEEAAILEPFACCINGQKKANVSAGDTVLIIGAGPIGLMHLMLAKARGARKVVSSELFEGRRRLAAKFGADRVVDPAVESLIDVAKEETEMGFDVAIMAVGVKDLVGDVLKTVRKGGRVSLFAGFPEGDTSVIDPNVIHYNEIIVTGASSSTRQNFIEAMQMVEYGMVNLKQLISHRFSLREINKAFDVAKSAEGVKILIEP; the protein is encoded by the coding sequence TTGCTGGCAGCGATACTTTATGGTCCTAACAGATTGGAATTGACCGAGATCGAACGCCCAGCGATCGGCGATGACGAGATATTGGCGAGAGTGCTGGCGGCGGCTATATGCGGAACTGACTTTCGCATCGTATCCGGCAAGAAGACGAGGGGCATCCACTATCCTTCGATAATCGGGCACGAATTGTCGGGCGAAGTTGTAGAGGTGGGCAAAAAGGTTTTGGAATTCAAACTGGGCGATAGGATCGGCGTAGCCCCCATCGTGCCGTGCAGGAAGTGCCTTTACTGCCGGATAGGGCTCGAAAATGTCTGCGCAAACCGGCAAGCCATAGGCTACGAGTTCGACGGAGGCTTCGCCGAATACGTCCGCATACCTGCTGTGGCTCTCGAAAGCGGCAATGTCGTGCGCCTTCCCGATTCTATAGACTTCGAAGAGGCTGCAATCCTTGAGCCCTTTGCTTGTTGCATAAACGGCCAGAAGAAAGCGAATGTCTCGGCTGGAGATACCGTGCTCATCATAGGTGCCGGCCCCATTGGCCTCATGCACCTCATGCTCGCAAAGGCTAGAGGGGCCAGAAAAGTCGTTTCGAGCGAACTGTTTGAGGGGAGGCGAAGGCTCGCCGCAAAGTTCGGCGCAGACAGGGTGGTAGACCCCGCTGTCGAATCGTTGATCGACGTCGCAAAGGAAGAGACGGAGATGGGATTCGATGTGGCCATCATGGCAGTGGGTGTAAAAGACCTCGTCGGCGACGTGCTGAAGACGGTCCGCAAGGGGGGCAGGGTCAGCCTCTTTGCGGGCTTCCCCGAGGGAGATACAAGTGTAATAGATCCAAACGTCATTCATTACAACGAGATCATCGTCACGGGGGCGAGCTCCTCCACCAGGCAGAATTTCATTGAAGCTATGCAGATGGTCGAATACGGCATGGTCAATTTAAAGCAACTCATTTCCCACAGGTTTTCTTTAAGGGAAATAAACAAAGCCTTCGACGTGGCCAAATCTGCCGAAGGCGTGAAGATATTGATAGAACCATAA
- a CDS encoding Rpn family recombination-promoting nuclease/putative transposase, with product MKEKDLSPKDPHDRFFKSIMSDERNVRQFIEEFLPQELSLGISLNNMKMLPTERVRRYTKCHMDLAVECNMGDAKAQVYFIFEHKSYPDSGVLLQMLGYMYVTWDEQKKENKPLTPIIPVVIYHGAQEWNIPINFQGQFANLKEAVKPYVPDFKCALIDLSLFSDEEIRQKAKGNPFLAASLELMKYVPRQDVSSIMGITDIILLPERDKLTLFWYLVYALDVEEETIQQIAKKLGGEELMPSLAERLIKRGKMEGKMEGKMEGKIEGKQTTLIKQLHRKFGLTPWEEEKIRSVNDEAKLDAALEAILDAKSKPEVLKVLEY from the coding sequence ATGAAAGAAAAAGACCTATCTCCTAAGGACCCTCACGATAGATTCTTTAAAAGCATCATGTCCGACGAAAGGAACGTAAGGCAGTTCATCGAGGAGTTTTTGCCTCAGGAGCTTTCCTTAGGAATCAGTTTAAACAATATGAAGATGCTTCCGACGGAAAGGGTCAGGAGATACACGAAGTGTCACATGGACTTGGCCGTAGAGTGCAATATGGGCGACGCAAAAGCCCAAGTCTATTTCATATTCGAGCACAAGTCCTACCCCGATTCAGGCGTATTGCTTCAAATGTTGGGCTATATGTACGTGACATGGGACGAACAGAAGAAAGAAAATAAACCGCTAACGCCTATAATACCCGTAGTCATATACCACGGCGCACAGGAGTGGAACATACCTATAAATTTCCAAGGTCAGTTTGCGAACTTAAAAGAAGCGGTAAAGCCTTACGTGCCTGATTTTAAGTGCGCCCTAATCGACTTGAGCCTGTTTTCGGACGAAGAGATAAGGCAAAAAGCAAAAGGCAACCCTTTCCTCGCCGCAAGCCTTGAGCTTATGAAATACGTACCCCGCCAAGATGTGTCCAGCATCATGGGCATAACTGATATAATATTGCTGCCCGAGAGGGACAAGCTGACTTTATTTTGGTACTTGGTTTACGCCTTGGACGTAGAAGAAGAGACCATACAGCAAATAGCAAAGAAGCTCGGAGGTGAAGAACTGATGCCATCACTGGCTGAGAGATTGATAAAGCGCGGCAAGATGGAAGGCAAGATGGAAGGTAAAATGGAGGGCAAGATAGAAGGCAAACAAACCACCTTAATAAAACAGCTTCACCGTAAATTTGGCTTAACACCTTGGGAAGAAGAAAAGATACGTTCGGTAAACGACGAAGCAAAACTCGACGCAGCTTTAGAAGCTATACTCGACGCCAAATCGAAGCCAGAAGTTTTAAAGGTACTTGAATACTAA
- a CDS encoding DUF4276 family protein — protein MRTSHLEIIVEEHSMEAFLQAFLPSLLREDQTFKIVHFQGKKDLLNKLEARLKGYAKWLPSDWRIIVIVDRDDEDCLKLKRQLEDAARHAGLATRRQSGGKTWQIANRIAIEELEAWYFGDWDAVKRAYPRIKENISSKKGFRDPDAIRNTWESFEKILKKHGYFKCGLAKIEAARTIGANICPERNISHSFGIFLRTVTEISK, from the coding sequence ATGAGGACAAGCCACCTTGAAATCATCGTAGAGGAGCATTCCATGGAGGCTTTCCTGCAGGCCTTTCTACCATCGTTACTTCGAGAGGACCAGACTTTCAAGATTGTGCATTTTCAGGGCAAGAAAGACCTCCTCAATAAGCTTGAGGCGCGTCTTAAAGGCTACGCCAAATGGCTGCCTTCGGACTGGCGCATCATAGTTATAGTCGATCGCGACGATGAAGATTGCCTGAAACTCAAGCGACAGTTGGAAGACGCGGCACGTCACGCGGGCCTTGCTACCCGAAGGCAGTCAGGCGGCAAGACATGGCAGATAGCTAACCGGATAGCTATAGAAGAGTTGGAAGCCTGGTATTTTGGCGACTGGGATGCCGTAAAGAGGGCTTATCCTCGCATCAAGGAAAACATTTCCTCGAAAAAAGGTTTCAGAGATCCCGATGCCATACGAAACACCTGGGAGTCCTTCGAGAAAATTCTCAAAAAACATGGTTATTTCAAATGCGGTCTTGCCAAAATTGAAGCAGCGAGGACAATTGGTGCTAATATTTGTCCGGAACGGAATATCTCTCACAGCTTTGGAATTTTTTTAAGAACCGTTACAGAAATTTCGAAATGA
- a CDS encoding GspE/PulE family protein, producing MEQNREHQHLGELPIKAEAVAKRELKEALEEQRVSGLHLGEIPLEEKHITEMELAQALSAQLGLPLVSLSRLRPTSEALNLLPEAAAKRLEVVPLSVMDNRIIVATAKPLDILALDEVRMLAGMEAEVNIATASDIRRALESVYSVKGRIEEAMMEVAQTQVRDSEREEEVSATDAPVIRLVNNIIEQAVREEASDIHIEPFEQSTKVRFRVDGALFDSVDFSKNLHPAVVSRIKIMANMDIAEKRRPQDGRILIKTDERRVDLRVSTLPTINGEKAAIRVLDPAAAKVGLELLGLEDDEKRLIDDIVAVPYGLTLVTGPTGSGKSTTLYSILEIVSKPDVNVVTVEDPVEYTISGVNQVQINEKAGVTFGDTLRAILRQDPDKIMVGEIRDAETASLAIRAALTGHLVLSTLHTNDALSSLIRLVDMGIQPFLVASSVVAVIAQRLVRKLCEACKEPYNLSPELSKGLGLPDGPVVYRPVGCDFCRGTGYKGRTGIFEIMVMNDELRSLFLAAAPLNELRDAAEREGMRSLKDAAVRKVVKGVTSLEEALEVAMQ from the coding sequence ATGGAACAGAATCGTGAACATCAACACTTGGGGGAGTTGCCGATCAAGGCGGAGGCTGTTGCCAAAAGAGAACTGAAGGAGGCGCTTGAAGAGCAACGGGTCTCAGGCCTGCATCTGGGGGAGATCCCCCTCGAGGAGAAGCACATTACTGAGATGGAGCTCGCCCAGGCGCTCTCTGCGCAGCTGGGACTTCCCCTCGTTTCTCTCTCTCGCCTTCGTCCGACTTCTGAGGCATTGAACCTTCTGCCCGAGGCTGCGGCAAAGAGGCTTGAGGTGGTCCCTTTAAGCGTCATGGATAACCGCATAATTGTGGCTACAGCGAAGCCGCTTGATATCCTCGCCTTGGACGAGGTTAGGATGCTGGCGGGCATGGAGGCGGAGGTGAATATAGCCACGGCCTCGGATATCCGCAGGGCGCTCGAATCCGTCTACTCTGTTAAGGGGAGAATAGAGGAGGCCATGATGGAGGTCGCGCAAACGCAGGTTCGGGACTCCGAAAGGGAAGAAGAGGTGAGCGCAACCGATGCGCCTGTCATAAGGCTAGTCAACAACATCATAGAGCAGGCGGTGCGAGAGGAGGCTTCGGACATACACATAGAGCCCTTCGAGCAATCCACGAAAGTGCGCTTCCGCGTGGATGGTGCATTATTCGACAGTGTGGATTTCTCTAAAAATTTGCACCCCGCCGTCGTCTCGCGCATCAAGATCATGGCCAATATGGACATCGCCGAGAAGCGACGCCCTCAAGACGGGCGCATCCTCATAAAGACCGATGAGCGCAGAGTGGACTTGCGGGTTTCTACCCTTCCCACGATAAATGGGGAAAAGGCGGCAATTCGCGTCCTCGACCCAGCTGCCGCCAAAGTGGGACTCGAGCTCCTCGGTCTGGAGGATGATGAAAAAAGGCTCATCGACGACATCGTAGCAGTTCCTTATGGCTTGACATTAGTCACCGGTCCCACGGGAAGCGGCAAGTCTACAACCCTTTATTCCATCCTCGAGATCGTAAGCAAGCCAGACGTCAACGTAGTGACGGTAGAGGACCCCGTGGAATACACGATCTCCGGCGTCAATCAGGTTCAGATAAACGAGAAGGCGGGTGTGACCTTCGGCGATACGCTGCGAGCGATTTTAAGACAGGATCCCGACAAGATCATGGTAGGGGAGATCCGCGATGCTGAGACGGCCTCCTTAGCCATACGCGCTGCCCTCACCGGGCACTTGGTCCTTTCTACGCTCCATACGAATGATGCGCTGAGCTCTCTGATCCGCCTCGTGGATATGGGGATACAGCCCTTCCTTGTGGCCTCTTCTGTTGTGGCGGTAATCGCTCAGCGCTTGGTGAGGAAGCTCTGCGAGGCGTGCAAGGAGCCTTATAACCTATCACCAGAGCTGAGCAAAGGCCTGGGCTTGCCCGATGGGCCTGTCGTTTACCGACCTGTAGGGTGTGATTTCTGCCGTGGCACGGGGTATAAAGGGCGCACGGGCATTTTTGAGATCATGGTGATGAACGACGAACTGCGCAGTCTCTTTTTGGCGGCTGCCCCTTTAAATGAGCTCAGGGATGCTGCCGAGCGCGAAGGCATGCGCTCACTGAAGGATGCTGCTGTGCGCAAAGTTGTAAAAGGCGTAACGAGCCTGGAAGAAGCTCTTGAGGTTGCTATGCAGTGA
- a CDS encoding xylulokinase: MKEVLLGIDIGGGGIKVGSFDLEGNLIGLVSEPLDNIFPHPGWAESETRHWLERLSACMKNLLSALDGYSITGIGFSNMCPSLVAMDAEGNPLRPAILYLDTRSFREAAFIQEKAPLEWFLEESGNRVAPGTISGTTMRWIKDNEPEVYDSAAIFGHANTFLAMALTGNAGMDYSNASLTGLFDQGRKRSWSPALCEVYGVDIKKLPKLIQSHEMVGRLNNRGAQILGLSKGIPVAMGGADSACSALAAGVVEDGEVFETMGTSDVLAICMERPMFDARFLNRCHTFPSRWLAMGAMVAVGAAFRWARDTLGEEEKDVAHLCGLDAYDLLCREAAISQPGSNGVVFLPYMSGERSPIWDPHAKGVFFGLSLSTTKNDLIRAVLEGGSYGLRQNLEAAEDLLGRKLSSIAVVGKGARNPFLASLRSEITGVEIVALSFYETATLGAAMLGGVASGAYKDCQEAVKRAAQKNGKAHRPSGEDKVIYDATYSIYKSLYPALKDSFKELRDITLMAGTRQTFESTRRQR; this comes from the coding sequence ATGAAAGAGGTTCTCTTGGGCATCGACATCGGGGGAGGAGGCATAAAGGTCGGAAGCTTCGACCTGGAGGGGAACCTCATAGGTCTCGTTTCCGAACCGTTGGATAATATTTTTCCGCACCCCGGTTGGGCCGAATCCGAAACCCGACATTGGCTGGAAAGGCTTTCTGCGTGTATGAAAAACCTGCTTTCGGCGTTGGATGGGTATTCGATAACCGGCATAGGCTTTAGCAACATGTGCCCGTCGCTCGTCGCCATGGACGCTGAAGGAAACCCGCTAAGACCGGCTATATTGTACCTCGATACGCGCTCCTTTCGCGAGGCCGCCTTTATACAGGAAAAGGCGCCGCTTGAGTGGTTTTTGGAGGAAAGCGGCAATAGGGTTGCCCCTGGGACCATATCCGGCACCACGATGCGCTGGATCAAAGATAACGAGCCCGAGGTCTATGACTCCGCAGCTATCTTTGGACACGCCAATACGTTTTTGGCGATGGCGCTGACAGGCAATGCCGGCATGGATTATTCCAATGCCTCGCTCACTGGTCTCTTCGACCAAGGAAGAAAACGATCCTGGTCTCCAGCGCTATGCGAGGTATACGGCGTAGACATAAAGAAACTGCCAAAGCTCATTCAGTCGCACGAGATGGTGGGAAGGCTCAACAATAGGGGCGCTCAAATATTGGGCTTATCCAAAGGGATCCCCGTAGCCATGGGAGGGGCCGATAGCGCCTGTTCAGCCTTAGCAGCGGGCGTGGTCGAGGACGGAGAAGTCTTCGAGACGATGGGCACCTCGGACGTGCTCGCAATCTGCATGGAAAGACCAATGTTCGATGCGAGGTTTTTGAATCGCTGCCACACTTTCCCTTCCAGGTGGTTAGCCATGGGGGCTATGGTGGCGGTAGGGGCCGCATTCCGTTGGGCAAGAGACACCCTCGGAGAGGAAGAAAAAGATGTGGCCCACCTCTGCGGCCTCGACGCTTATGATCTGTTGTGTCGAGAGGCAGCCATTTCCCAACCTGGGTCCAACGGAGTCGTATTCCTTCCATACATGTCAGGAGAACGCAGCCCCATATGGGACCCTCACGCTAAGGGTGTATTCTTCGGCTTGAGCCTCAGCACTACCAAAAACGACCTGATAAGGGCGGTGCTCGAAGGGGGTTCTTACGGCCTGAGGCAAAACCTGGAGGCCGCAGAAGATTTGTTGGGGAGGAAGCTTTCCTCCATAGCCGTGGTGGGCAAGGGGGCGAGGAACCCCTTCTTGGCCTCCTTGAGGTCAGAGATAACCGGCGTTGAGATCGTGGCACTCTCCTTTTACGAAACAGCTACGCTCGGGGCGGCTATGCTGGGCGGAGTGGCCTCCGGCGCATACAAAGACTGCCAAGAAGCGGTCAAAAGAGCCGCCCAGAAGAACGGAAAGGCGCACAGGCCGAGCGGGGAGGATAAAGTCATTTATGATGCCACCTACTCTATCTACAAAAGTCTTTACCCAGCCCTCAAGGATAGTTTTAAGGAGCTGAGAGATATCACCCTAATGGCCGGAACTCGGCAGACTTTTGAAAGCACTCGACGGCAGCGATAA
- a CDS encoding CBS domain-containing protein, whose translation MMNLTVEDIMTREIITIAPYESIKKASEIMEECGIGCLPVIEKGKLVGIITSRDIRGVHSNRLAADAMTKTVITTHPGCSLWEAKEAMEFNGIEKLVVIEDDKVVGLVTKKLLYGELGKHTDLLTGFERAECLQHRAVEMLQEGKEIAIIFIDLDNFGAINKEFGHVKGDEVLRQAAHIFRGIIDEETDKIYRYGGDEFVVLSTKSIWEAKELANMMLAALSSWGWWPVGVKVTASAGVAGGRRKVVRFNGNLNHMMADLINMASLASTKAKKEKVSVVVAEHAIDVVPAAGESS comes from the coding sequence ATGATGAATCTCACGGTAGAGGACATTATGACGAGGGAGATAATCACCATCGCGCCATACGAGTCCATAAAGAAAGCATCTGAGATCATGGAAGAGTGTGGTATCGGATGTCTGCCCGTTATCGAGAAGGGAAAGCTCGTGGGCATAATCACCTCCAGGGATATCAGGGGGGTTCATTCCAATAGATTAGCGGCTGATGCAATGACGAAAACGGTGATAACGACACATCCGGGTTGTTCTCTCTGGGAAGCGAAAGAAGCCATGGAATTCAACGGCATAGAGAAGCTCGTAGTGATCGAAGATGACAAAGTCGTCGGCTTGGTGACGAAGAAACTCCTCTACGGCGAACTGGGCAAGCATACGGACCTCTTGACGGGTTTCGAGCGAGCGGAATGCCTGCAGCACAGAGCCGTTGAGATGCTCCAAGAAGGAAAAGAGATAGCCATCATTTTTATAGACTTGGATAATTTTGGGGCTATAAACAAAGAGTTCGGTCACGTGAAGGGTGACGAAGTCCTTAGGCAGGCCGCGCATATCTTTCGGGGTATCATAGACGAGGAGACGGATAAGATATACCGCTACGGAGGAGATGAATTTGTAGTGCTTTCCACCAAGAGCATATGGGAGGCCAAGGAATTAGCCAATATGATGCTCGCTGCCCTATCCTCCTGGGGGTGGTGGCCTGTTGGGGTCAAGGTTACTGCTTCTGCTGGTGTAGCTGGTGGGCGGCGCAAGGTCGTTCGCTTTAACGGCAACTTAAACCATATGATGGCTGACCTGATAAACATGGCGAGCCTCGCATCGACTAAAGCTAAGAAGGAAAAGGTGTCAGTGGTCGTAGCAGAGCACGCTATAGACGTAGTTCCTGCGGCAGGTGAATCTTCTTAA
- a CDS encoding iron-containing alcohol dehydrogenase, whose protein sequence is MEFTYKLPTDITFGPGSIKAIPEKAKEVGANHAFVVTDKGVKAAGILDKILKLLDEAQIKTTVFDRLEKEPTVLSIGDATKELAKSGAQVAIGVGGGTSMDTAKAAAFLVTNGGGILDYVGVEKVKKPGLPVIAVPTTAGTGSELTRFIVFTGVDVRTKLTVGSYLTMAKYAILDPELTLTLPPKVTAGTGMDALTHAIESYVNTTAHHISEPLAMRAIELVAKSLRKAVAKGTNLQAREDMLAASALAALAFNSTRLGIVHAMSQPAGGHFDIPHGISNAIMLPPVMEYNLMGNIEKYIDIAVAFGEDIEFLTPMEAAAKSVKAIRDLMEDIGITERLGDFGVKESDLDMLADEALTSGNVPLNPRFPSKADIIEIYKKAL, encoded by the coding sequence GTGGAGTTCACATACAAACTGCCCACGGATATCACATTCGGCCCCGGGAGCATAAAAGCCATCCCCGAAAAGGCAAAAGAGGTCGGCGCAAACCATGCCTTTGTGGTAACAGATAAGGGCGTCAAGGCAGCGGGCATCCTGGATAAAATCCTAAAACTATTGGACGAAGCCCAGATCAAGACCACCGTCTTCGACAGGCTTGAAAAAGAACCCACGGTGCTCTCCATCGGAGACGCGACAAAAGAACTCGCGAAAAGCGGCGCTCAAGTTGCCATAGGCGTCGGCGGCGGCACGTCCATGGACACCGCTAAGGCGGCCGCCTTCTTGGTGACCAATGGCGGAGGCATACTGGACTATGTAGGCGTTGAGAAGGTTAAAAAGCCCGGCCTTCCCGTGATCGCCGTCCCCACCACCGCCGGCACTGGGAGCGAGCTCACGAGGTTCATAGTCTTCACCGGCGTCGACGTGAGGACTAAGCTCACCGTAGGAAGCTACCTCACAATGGCAAAATATGCCATTTTGGACCCCGAGCTCACATTGACGTTGCCGCCCAAAGTCACGGCCGGTACGGGCATGGACGCGTTGACCCACGCCATCGAATCGTACGTAAACACGACAGCCCACCACATCTCTGAGCCGCTCGCCATGCGCGCTATAGAGCTCGTCGCAAAGAGCCTGCGGAAGGCCGTGGCGAAGGGCACTAACCTACAGGCCAGAGAGGACATGCTCGCCGCCAGCGCCCTCGCGGCCTTGGCGTTCAACTCTACAAGGTTGGGCATAGTACACGCCATGTCGCAGCCGGCCGGCGGCCACTTCGATATACCCCACGGGATAAGCAACGCCATAATGCTGCCTCCTGTCATGGAATATAACCTCATGGGCAACATCGAAAAATATATAGACATAGCCGTAGCCTTCGGCGAAGACATAGAGTTCCTCACGCCTATGGAGGCGGCGGCGAAGTCGGTAAAGGCCATAAGGGACCTGATGGAGGATATCGGGATAACCGAGCGCCTCGGCGACTTCGGCGTAAAGGAAAGCGACCTCGACATGCTGGCCGACGAAGCACTCACCAGCGGCAATGTGCCGTTGAACCCGAGATTCCCCTCTAAGGCGGACATAATAGAGATTTACAAGAAAGCGCTATAG
- a CDS encoding class I fructose-bisphosphate aldolase encodes MSLGKQIRLSRLLNPKSGRIFVVAFDHGVNRGVLPGIEDIRAKLAAVVNAGVEAVTLNKGIASKLFPPHAGKASLIMKASGFSPFHKSYDVLFADVEEAVRLGADAISVGIIMGDERQPEMLKGLGMISKEAQSMGMPLVAHIYPAGNLIPESERYSAEHISYCARVGAELGVDIVKTWYTGSPESFAKVVEACPTYVVVAGGPKMESSMDLLKMTYDAVSAGASGVTYGRNVWQHDDIPGVISAVKAVIHKEKTPEEAAKMIIKGS; translated from the coding sequence TTGTCTTTAGGAAAACAGATTCGCCTATCCCGCTTACTTAATCCTAAATCGGGGCGCATATTTGTGGTGGCCTTCGATCATGGCGTCAACAGGGGCGTTTTGCCGGGGATAGAAGACATCAGAGCTAAGCTCGCTGCTGTCGTAAATGCCGGCGTCGAGGCAGTCACATTAAACAAGGGCATCGCCTCCAAACTCTTCCCTCCTCATGCCGGCAAGGCCTCTCTGATCATGAAAGCCTCCGGTTTCTCTCCTTTCCACAAGAGCTATGATGTGCTCTTCGCAGATGTGGAAGAGGCCGTAAGGCTCGGCGCAGACGCCATATCCGTGGGCATCATAATGGGCGACGAGAGGCAGCCTGAAATGCTCAAAGGCTTGGGCATGATCTCCAAGGAAGCCCAGAGCATGGGCATGCCCCTCGTCGCCCACATATACCCGGCCGGTAACCTCATCCCTGAGAGCGAACGCTACAGCGCGGAGCACATAAGCTACTGCGCCCGCGTTGGGGCTGAACTCGGCGTGGACATAGTAAAGACCTGGTACACCGGTTCTCCTGAAAGCTTCGCCAAGGTCGTAGAGGCGTGCCCAACCTATGTAGTCGTGGCGGGAGGTCCCAAAATGGAGAGCAGCATGGACCTCCTGAAAATGACCTACGACGCCGTGAGCGCCGGCGCCTCTGGCGTGACATACGGCAGGAACGTGTGGCAGCATGACGACATTCCAGGGGTGATCAGCGCAGTCAAGGCGGTGATCCACAAAGAGAAGACGCCCGAAGAGGCGGCGAAGATGATAATAAAGGGGTCCTAA
- a CDS encoding AAA family ATPase, whose product MISNASEIKKEKAPARIEYLKVNNFRALQDTEMKELTPLTVLLGPNGSGKSTVFDVFAFLAECFEMGLRRAWDKRGRAKEIKTRGCDGPVVVEIKYREPGYPLITYHLAVDEKNRQPVVVEEWLQWRRGRRGKPFRFLEYREGQGQAISGELPDKEDKRIESPLKSPDLLAVNALGQFAEHPRVAALRDFITGWYVSYLSTDSTRGQPEAGPQERLTKTGDNLANVIQHLEELYPKRLELIFSTLRRRVPRIESVLAESMPDGRLLLQIKDAPFSEPILARFASDGTLKMLAYLVLLYDPTPPPFIGIEEPENFLHPRLLPELAEECRNAVDRTQLLVTTHSPFFLDPLRPEEVRILWRDKQGYTKTCRASDIPGIREFISEGATLGYLWIEGLFGVGDPLANEGEPTHTQKMRRTERPRK is encoded by the coding sequence TTGATTTCCAACGCTTCTGAAATCAAAAAGGAGAAAGCTCCTGCCCGTATCGAGTACCTGAAAGTCAATAATTTTAGGGCTTTGCAGGATACCGAAATGAAGGAACTGACGCCCCTCACAGTGCTGCTTGGCCCAAATGGCAGTGGAAAATCCACTGTTTTCGACGTCTTCGCTTTCTTGGCGGAGTGTTTTGAAATGGGACTCCGGCGAGCCTGGGACAAGCGCGGTCGCGCAAAGGAGATCAAGACGAGGGGGTGTGACGGCCCTGTCGTCGTGGAAATCAAGTACAGGGAACCAGGTTATCCGCTTATCACCTACCATCTGGCTGTGGACGAAAAGAACCGACAACCGGTGGTCGTGGAGGAATGGCTTCAGTGGCGACGTGGAAGGAGAGGCAAACCGTTTCGTTTCCTGGAATACCGCGAAGGGCAGGGTCAGGCAATTAGTGGTGAATTACCGGATAAAGAGGACAAACGCATCGAAAGTCCTCTCAAATCGCCCGATCTGCTGGCGGTCAACGCGCTTGGCCAATTTGCGGAACACCCAAGGGTGGCGGCTTTGCGCGATTTTATCACCGGGTGGTATGTCTCGTATCTTTCTACGGACAGCACACGCGGACAACCAGAGGCAGGACCGCAAGAAAGACTTACCAAGACGGGAGACAATCTGGCCAACGTTATTCAGCACCTGGAGGAACTATATCCCAAACGTCTGGAACTGATCTTCTCTACGCTTCGCCGGCGAGTGCCGCGCATTGAAAGCGTTTTGGCTGAATCCATGCCCGATGGGAGGCTTTTGCTGCAGATCAAGGATGCGCCTTTCAGCGAACCGATTCTCGCCCGTTTCGCTTCGGACGGGACGTTGAAAATGCTCGCCTATTTGGTTCTGCTTTATGACCCAACGCCTCCGCCTTTCATAGGAATAGAGGAGCCTGAGAATTTCCTTCATCCAAGGCTTTTGCCCGAACTTGCGGAGGAGTGTCGCAATGCCGTAGATCGTACGCAGCTTTTGGTTACCACTCATTCGCCTTTTTTCCTTGACCCGCTGCGACCGGAAGAAGTCAGGATTTTGTGGCGAGACAAGCAAGGATATACCAAAACCTGCAGGGCTTCGGATATACCTGGAATTCGCGAATTTATTTCCGAAGGCGCCACGTTGGGGTACCTCTGGATAGAAGGGCTGTTCGGTGTCGGAGATCCCCTGGCCAACGAGGGGGAACCCACACACACACAGAAGATGCGAAGAACGGAGAGACCTCGAAAATGA
- the tpx gene encoding thiol peroxidase — translation MTERKGVVTMGGNPITLVGPELKVGDKAPGFVVLDQSLKPVTLKDFAGKVKLISTTPSLDTSVCDLQVHRFNDEAASLPGDVVVLNISMDLPFAIRRFCTTGKIDKVITLSDHRDASFGQNWGVLMKELRLLARSVFVVDKDDVIRYVQVVPEATNHPDYDAALKALKELL, via the coding sequence ATGACCGAACGCAAGGGAGTAGTTACCATGGGAGGTAATCCCATAACACTGGTAGGGCCGGAGCTCAAGGTCGGCGACAAGGCTCCTGGTTTCGTGGTCTTAGATCAAAGCCTCAAGCCAGTGACGCTTAAGGACTTCGCGGGCAAGGTCAAACTTATCTCCACTACTCCATCGCTCGACACATCAGTGTGCGACCTCCAGGTACACCGCTTCAACGACGAAGCCGCCTCTCTCCCAGGCGATGTGGTGGTGCTTAATATCTCTATGGATCTTCCCTTCGCCATCAGGCGCTTCTGCACGACCGGCAAGATAGACAAGGTTATAACCCTTTCAGACCATCGTGACGCCTCTTTCGGCCAAAACTGGGGCGTCCTGATGAAAGAGCTGCGCTTATTGGCCAGGTCGGTCTTCGTAGTGGATAAGGATGACGTAATCCGTTACGTGCAGGTAGTCCCGGAGGCCACCAACCATCCCGACTACGACGCCGCGCTAAAAGCACTTAAAGAACTGCTGTAA